One genomic region from Magallana gigas chromosome 3, xbMagGiga1.1, whole genome shotgun sequence encodes:
- the LOC105340243 gene encoding glyoxylate reductase/hydroxypyruvate reductase isoform X2 — protein MPENRVYITRQVGNEAIALLKQKYKVEIWDSEEPIPKETLLTAVGGISALFCTVSDIIDAGILEAAGPQLKVVATMSAGWDNVDVAECRRRGIEVCKTPDIAADAAADIAVALILMTSRNIVQGIDAIRQNLFHCWKPFWLCGSGLINKTIGILGFGRVGFGIARRIKPFGVERILYNDLEEIEYAENCAQYVSLDTLFSSSDILCICCGVNSLTKGMVNSKLLQRMKRTSILINTSRGVVVNHDDLAEALSDGTIAAAGLDVTDPEPLPVGHPLLTQPKCVILPHMGTNTAETRVAMSVNTAKNILAVLN, from the exons ATGCCGGAAAACAGAGTCTACATAACACGACAAGTCGGGAACGAAGCGATAGCTCTCCTTAAACAGAAATATAAAGTGGAAATATGGGACAGCGAGGAACCTATTCCGAAGGAAACTCTTTTGACAGCTGTGGGGGGCATTTCTGCCCTGTTTTGTACGGTGTCTGATATCATCGATGCCGGGATTCTCGAAGCTGCTG GACCACAGCTGAAAGTAGTGGCGACCATGTCTGCCGGTTGGGACAACGTTGACGTCGCCGAATGCCGCCGACGTGGGATCGAGGTTTGCAAGACACCGGATATCGCAGCCGACGCAGCTGCAGACATCGCTGTGGCATTGATACTGATGACGTCAAGAAATATTGTCCAAG GAATTGATGCCATTCGCCAGAATTTGTTTCATTGTTGGAAACCATTTTGGCTGTGTGGCTCTGGCCTGATCAACAAAACCATCGGGATTCTGGGATTCGGTCGAGTCGGATTCGGAATAGCTCGCAGGATAAAACCTTTTGGAGTGGAACGCATTCTGTATAACGACTTGGAGGAAATAGAATATGCCGAGAACTGTGCCCAGTACGTCTCATTGGACACTCTCTTCAGCTCCTCCGATATCCTGTGCATCTGTTGTGGAGTCAACTCACTGACCAAAGGAATGGTGAACAGTAAACTGTTACAAAGAATGAAGAGAACGTCTATTCTGATCAATACATCAAGAGGAGTCGTAGTGAACCATGACGATTTGGCTGAAGCATTAAGTGATGGGACAATCGCTGCTGCTGGATTGGACGTCACTGACCCGGAACCACTTCCGGTGGGCCATCCTCTTCTGACACAGCCCAAATGTGTGATTCTGCCACACATGGGAACAAACACTGCCGAAACCAGGGTAGCCATGAGTGTGAACACGGCTAAAAATATTCTTGCAGTTCTGAAttga
- the LOC105341870 gene encoding glyoxylate reductase/hydroxypyruvate reductase: MSELPNQTYYLCDVTRKLTQTTTDGALADRDEQSTMKARCRVYLTSNVPQSCLDVLLKVADISMWESPDPVPRGELLIGVRGVNALLCTSSDHVDKDVINSAGSGLCVVATLSEDTHHIDVEECQRRGIELVTLPKMSKDTVANLTMGILRQTLEDQEQQKFDIFDLNSNTLKSDPLLCEKTVGIIGYGYVGQAVAQRFLDLGVKDLLYNDLCVVKNPQSRAEFTNFERLVSESDIICICCKALTQKSHLFQKDAFKKMKKDAILLDSYSNGHAINYSDLYNALREKRICAAGLDVRDVNRTHPFKTNLSALNNCYYFPFKECNHTWDMRSAASESVARAVVSALRLGRNSEQEER; this comes from the exons ATGTCAGAACTGCCCAATCAGACTTATTATTTATGTGACGTCACACGGAAGCTAACCCAAACAACAACAGACGGAGCCCTGGCAGATCGAGACGAGCAGAGCACCATGAAGGCACGGTGTAGAGTTTACCTGACGTCCAATGTCCCACAATCCTGCTTAGATGTTCTGCTGAAGGTGGCAGACATCTCGATGTGGGAAAGTCCGGACCCTGTTCCCAGGGGAGAGCTGTTGATTGGAGTCAGAGGCGTGAATGCGCTGTTATGCACAAGTTCTGATCACGTCGACAAGGATGTGATCAACTCCGCTG gGTCAGGATTGTGCGTTGTTGCCACACTTAGCGAAGACACACATCACATTGACGTTGAAGAATGTCAGAGACGGGGGATCGAACTGGTGACCTTACCCAAAATGTCTAAGGACACTGTCGCTAACTTAACCATGGGTATTCTTCGTCAGACTCTCGAAG aCCAAGAACAACAGAAGTTTGATATCTTTGACTTGAACTCGAACACTTTAAAGAGCGACCCTCTGCTCTGTGAGAAGACGGTGGGGATCATCGGTTACGGCTATGTTGGTCAGGCAGTGGCCCAGCGCTTCCTGGACCTTGGGGTCAAGGACTTGCTATACAATGACCTCTGTGTCGTAAAGAACCCACAGTCACGTGCCGAATTCACGAACTTTGAACGACTTGTTTCAGAATCGGACATCATTTGCATTTGTTGTAAAGCACTGACGCAAAAATCACATCTCTTTCAAAAAGACGCttttaagaaaatgaagaaaGACGCCATATTGCTTGACAGCTACTCAAATGGACATGCAATTAACTATTCCGATCTCTACAATGCTTTGAGGGAAAAACGAATTTGTGCAGCAGGACTTGATGTGAGGGACGTGAATCGAACCCATCCGTTTAAGACAAATTTGTCTGCACTCAACAATTGTTACTATTTCCCGTTCAAAGAGTGCAATCACACTTGGGACATGCGCAGTGCTGCATCAGAATCAGTTGCACGAGCTGTAGTTTCTGCGTTGCGGCTTGGCAGGAATTCAGAGCAGGAAGAGAGGTGA
- the LOC105340243 gene encoding glyoxylate reductase/hydroxypyruvate reductase isoform X1, which translates to MRVLSLGSYRVVEIVTMPENRVYITRQVGNEAIALLKQKYKVEIWDSEEPIPKETLLTAVGGISALFCTVSDIIDAGILEAAGPQLKVVATMSAGWDNVDVAECRRRGIEVCKTPDIAADAAADIAVALILMTSRNIVQGIDAIRQNLFHCWKPFWLCGSGLINKTIGILGFGRVGFGIARRIKPFGVERILYNDLEEIEYAENCAQYVSLDTLFSSSDILCICCGVNSLTKGMVNSKLLQRMKRTSILINTSRGVVVNHDDLAEALSDGTIAAAGLDVTDPEPLPVGHPLLTQPKCVILPHMGTNTAETRVAMSVNTAKNILAVLN; encoded by the exons atgag AGTTTTGTCCTTGGGTTCCTACAGAGTGGTAGAAATAGTTACGATGCCGGAAAACAGAGTCTACATAACACGACAAGTCGGGAACGAAGCGATAGCTCTCCTTAAACAGAAATATAAAGTGGAAATATGGGACAGCGAGGAACCTATTCCGAAGGAAACTCTTTTGACAGCTGTGGGGGGCATTTCTGCCCTGTTTTGTACGGTGTCTGATATCATCGATGCCGGGATTCTCGAAGCTGCTG GACCACAGCTGAAAGTAGTGGCGACCATGTCTGCCGGTTGGGACAACGTTGACGTCGCCGAATGCCGCCGACGTGGGATCGAGGTTTGCAAGACACCGGATATCGCAGCCGACGCAGCTGCAGACATCGCTGTGGCATTGATACTGATGACGTCAAGAAATATTGTCCAAG GAATTGATGCCATTCGCCAGAATTTGTTTCATTGTTGGAAACCATTTTGGCTGTGTGGCTCTGGCCTGATCAACAAAACCATCGGGATTCTGGGATTCGGTCGAGTCGGATTCGGAATAGCTCGCAGGATAAAACCTTTTGGAGTGGAACGCATTCTGTATAACGACTTGGAGGAAATAGAATATGCCGAGAACTGTGCCCAGTACGTCTCATTGGACACTCTCTTCAGCTCCTCCGATATCCTGTGCATCTGTTGTGGAGTCAACTCACTGACCAAAGGAATGGTGAACAGTAAACTGTTACAAAGAATGAAGAGAACGTCTATTCTGATCAATACATCAAGAGGAGTCGTAGTGAACCATGACGATTTGGCTGAAGCATTAAGTGATGGGACAATCGCTGCTGCTGGATTGGACGTCACTGACCCGGAACCACTTCCGGTGGGCCATCCTCTTCTGACACAGCCCAAATGTGTGATTCTGCCACACATGGGAACAAACACTGCCGAAACCAGGGTAGCCATGAGTGTGAACACGGCTAAAAATATTCTTGCAGTTCTGAAttga